The Liquorilactobacillus nagelii DSM 13675 DNA window TTGGTCAGCTGAAAGGCCCTTCAATGCAGCAGTTACTTGCTTAGCAACCCATTCTTCAGCTTTGCCAGCTTCCCGAGTCTCTAAAGTTTCACCACAACAAATAATTGGCAACAAGCCATTATTAAAAATTGCATGAGCTTTTTTATTGATCTCTTCATCAGTTTCATGGAAGTAATCACGACGTTCTGAATGACCAATAATTACATAGTCAACGCCCATTTCCTTTAAAACTTTTGGAGAAGTTTCACCTGTAAAAGCTCCGTTATCTTCAAAATAGCAATTTTCTGCTGCTACTTTTAAAGCTGAGCCCTTAGCATTTTCAAGCAGAGCCGGCAAATCAACTGCTGGAGCTGCAATAACTGATTCAACTGAAGTTGTTTCAGGTAAATCGTTCTTAACTGCTTTAACAAATTCTGCTGTTTCACTAGGATTCATGTTCATTTTCCAGTTACCAGCAATAATTGGTGTACGCAAAGAAATCATCCTTTCAAATTGCATTAAAAAATCAACAAGTACTTATTATTATTTATCAGAAACAGCTGCAATACCAGGAAGTGTTTTACCTTCAAGGTATTCCAATGAAGCACCACCACCAGTTGAAATATGTGTCAACTGATCAGCTACACCTAACTGTTGAACTGCAGCTGTTGAATCGCCACCACCAACAATAGTTGTTGCATCTGTTAAACTACCTAAGAATTTACCAACTTCCAAAGTACCTTTAGCGTAGTTGCTCATTTCAAAGACACCCATTGGTCCATTCCAAACGACCGTTTTTGCATCTTTCAAAACATTTTCAAATAGTTCAACAGATTTAGGTCCAATATCCAAAGCCATATAGCCATCAGGAATTTCACCATCAACTACTTTATTAGGAACATCATTCGAGAATTTTTCAGCAATAACTGAATCAACTGGCAACACCAACTTGTCCCCGGCTTTTTCAATGATTGTCTTAGCCAAATCAATTTTATCAGCTTCAACTAATGAATTACCAATCTTCATTCCCTTAGCAGCATAGAATGTATAAGTCATGCCACCACCAATGATAACTTTGTCAGCTTTGCCCAATAAATGGTCAATCACACCGATTTTATCAGAAACTTTTGCACCACCAAGAATAGCAACAAAAGGATGAACTGGATTGTCAACTGCATTACCCAAGAACTTGATCTCTTTTTCTAATAAGAAACCAGCTGCTGCTTGCTTCATATTGCTGGCAATTCCAACATTAGATGCATGTGAACGATGAGCTGTTCCAAAAGCATCATTTACATACAAATCGCCAAGTGATGCCCAATATTTACCCAATTCAGGATCATTGCCAGATTCTTTTTTACCATCTAAATCTTCAAAACGTGTATTCTCAACTAAAAGAATATCACCGTCATTCATTTTGTCGATTGCTTCTTCCAATTGAGGCCCACGTGTTGCTGGAACAAAAGTAACTGGTTTTTTAACAAGATCAGCCAAGCGTTCTGCAACTGGACGCAAAGAAAGTTCTTTTTTATCTTCCTCTTTTTTTACCCGGCCAAGATGTGAGAATAAGATGGCTTTGCCACCATTTTCAGTCACATATTTAATTGTTGGCAATGCTGCTACAATGCGGTTATCATTGCCAATCACTCCTGCTTTAATCGGAACATTAAAGTCAACGCGAATTAGGACTTTTTTACCCTTAACATCTAAATCTGAAACAGTTAATTTAGCCATAAATTTTTCAGCCTCCATTTTTATTAAAAAACAAAAGGCGAAGAGAGTTTTGCCTCCCCCCGCCTCGATGACTTGCAATTAGTTAATCAACTTAGCGTTAGCTAAATCTTAAAGCATGCTAGCAAATTTCTCTAATGTACGGATCATCTGTGCTGTAAAACCAGATTCATTGTCATACCATGCAACAGTCTTAACAACTTGGCCTTCGCCTTCGCCAACAACCTGTGTCTGTGTTGGGTCAAATACTGAACCAAATGTTGTTCCGATAATGTCAGATGATACAATACCATCATCATTGTAACCAAATGATGGGTTGTTGTCTGTAACTTTCTTAACAGCTGCATTAACTTCGTCAGCAGTAACAACTTTATCAAGTGTTGCAACTAATTCAGTCAATGAACCAGTAATAACAGGTACACGCTGTGCATGGCCATCAAGTTTACCATTCAATGCAGGAACAACTAAACCAAGAGCTTTAGCAGCACCAGTTGAATGAGGAATTGTATTCTCAGCAGCAGCACGTGCATTACGGACGTTACCACCACGATCAGGACCATCCTGAAGTTTCTGAGTAGCTGTGTAAGCATGGATTGTTGTCATTGTACCAGCTTTGATACCAAATGCATCATTAACAGCTTTTGCTAAAGGAGCTAAGCAGTTTGTAGTACATGAAGCTGCTGAAACGATCTTGTCATCTGCTGTTAATGTATCATCGTTAACACCATAAACAATTGTCTTCATCTTGCCAGCTGGAGCAGAAATCAAAACTTTCTTAGCACCGGCATCAATATGAGCCTGAGCTTTTTCTGCTGAAGTGTAGAAACCAGTTGATTCAAGAACTAACTGAACACCGTCATTTTTTACCCAAGGAATGTTACGAGCATCTGCTTCGGCATAAACAGGAATTTCTTT harbors:
- the tpiA gene encoding triose-phosphate isomerase, which codes for MRTPIIAGNWKMNMNPSETAEFVKAVKNDLPETTSVESVIAAPAVDLPALLENAKGSALKVAAENCYFEDNGAFTGETSPKVLKEMGVDYVIIGHSERRDYFHETDEEINKKAHAIFNNGLLPIICCGETLETREAGKAEEWVAKQVTAALKGLSADQVASLVIAYEPIWAIGTGKTATADQAEEICGVVRQTVAKLYDQTVADKVRIQYGGSVKPANVKELMAKENIDGGLVGGASLVPDSFLKLVNFNK
- a CDS encoding phosphoglycerate kinase; translated protein: MAKLTVSDLDVKGKKVLIRVDFNVPIKAGVIGNDNRIVAALPTIKYVTENGGKAILFSHLGRVKKEEDKKELSLRPVAERLADLVKKPVTFVPATRGPQLEEAIDKMNDGDILLVENTRFEDLDGKKESGNDPELGKYWASLGDLYVNDAFGTAHRSHASNVGIASNMKQAAAGFLLEKEIKFLGNAVDNPVHPFVAILGGAKVSDKIGVIDHLLGKADKVIIGGGMTYTFYAAKGMKIGNSLVEADKIDLAKTIIEKAGDKLVLPVDSVIAEKFSNDVPNKVVDGEIPDGYMALDIGPKSVELFENVLKDAKTVVWNGPMGVFEMSNYAKGTLEVGKFLGSLTDATTIVGGGDSTAAVQQLGVADQLTHISTGGGASLEYLEGKTLPGIAAVSDK
- the gap gene encoding type I glyceraldehyde-3-phosphate dehydrogenase yields the protein MTTKVGINGFGRIGRLAFRRIAETSEGLEVVAINDLTSPAMLAHLLKYDTAHGQFDAEISATDNALVVNGKEIPVYAEADARNIPWVKNDGVQLVLESTGFYTSAEKAQAHIDAGAKKVLISAPAGKMKTIVYGVNDDTLTADDKIVSAASCTTNCLAPLAKAVNDAFGIKAGTMTTIHAYTATQKLQDGPDRGGNVRNARAAAENTIPHSTGAAKALGLVVPALNGKLDGHAQRVPVITGSLTELVATLDKVVTADEVNAAVKKVTDNNPSFGYNDDGIVSSDIIGTTFGSVFDPTQTQVVGEGEGQVVKTVAWYDNESGFTAQMIRTLEKFASML